One part of the Marichromatium purpuratum 984 genome encodes these proteins:
- a CDS encoding efflux RND transporter periplasmic adaptor subunit, with amino-acid sequence MRTIRLIAALAALAPGLLQAADSPALETAVAEYRTLPREYRLDGIVEAVNRTTVSAQTQGRVEEITFDVDDYVEQNTVVARIKDTEHRAKVAQAAADLKSASARLLQAREEFERIKGLYARKNVSDSAMDKATADLAAAQAELDSATARLEQAQEQLDYTQIRAPYSGIVTHRHVEVGETLSPGQPVMTGISLDQLRVIVDVPQSAIASVRREPQARVYLPDGERVETDRITVFPFADLGSNTFKVRVELPEGTPSLFPGMFVKTGFVVGVKDELVVPRAAVARRSEVTGVYVLTDEGHLILRQVRLGRELDDVVVVLAGLNAGERVALDPIAAGVAIKTQAEARRAAAENGHD; translated from the coding sequence ATGCGTACCATCCGATTGATTGCGGCGCTCGCCGCACTCGCCCCCGGCCTGCTCCAGGCCGCCGATAGCCCCGCTCTCGAGACCGCGGTCGCCGAATACCGCACGCTGCCGCGCGAGTACCGCCTCGACGGCATCGTCGAGGCGGTCAACCGCACCACGGTCTCGGCTCAGACCCAGGGTCGGGTCGAGGAGATCACCTTCGACGTCGACGATTACGTCGAGCAGAACACCGTGGTCGCCCGCATCAAGGATACCGAGCACCGTGCCAAGGTCGCCCAGGCCGCGGCCGACCTCAAGTCCGCCTCGGCGCGATTGCTGCAGGCGCGCGAGGAGTTCGAGCGCATCAAGGGCCTCTATGCGCGCAAGAACGTCTCCGACTCGGCGATGGACAAGGCCACCGCCGATCTCGCCGCCGCCCAGGCCGAGCTGGACTCGGCCACCGCGCGGCTCGAGCAGGCCCAGGAGCAGCTCGACTACACTCAGATCCGTGCCCCCTATTCGGGCATCGTCACCCACCGTCATGTCGAGGTCGGCGAGACCCTGTCGCCGGGGCAGCCGGTGATGACCGGCATCTCGCTCGATCAGTTGCGGGTGATCGTCGACGTGCCGCAGAGCGCGATCGCCTCGGTGCGTCGCGAGCCGCAGGCCCGCGTTTATCTGCCCGACGGTGAGCGGGTCGAGACCGATCGCATCACCGTCTTCCCCTTTGCCGATCTCGGCTCCAACACCTTCAAGGTGCGCGTCGAGCTGCCCGAGGGCACGCCGTCGCTGTTCCCTGGCATGTTCGTCAAGACCGGCTTCGTGGTCGGGGTGAAGGACGAGCTGGTGGTGCCGCGCGCGGCGGTGGCGCGTCGTTCCGAGGTCACCGGGGTCTATGTGCTGACCGACGAGGGCCACCTGATCCTGCGCCAGGTGCGTCTCGGGCGTGAGCTGGATGACGTGGTGGTGGTGCTCGCCGGGCTGAACGCCGGCGAGCGCGTCGCCCTCGATCCGATTGCCGCCGGGGTGGCGATCAAGACCCAGGCCGAGGCCCGGCGCGCGGCAGCGGAGAACGGTCATGACTGA
- the moaD gene encoding molybdopterin converting factor subunit 1 translates to MIHVRYFASLRERIGHDEEHIELPAGVDTLGALVTHLSARGAPWREALAATPRLMMARNQTLARAETEISDGDEIGLFPPVTGG, encoded by the coding sequence ATGATCCACGTCCGCTACTTCGCCAGCCTGCGCGAGCGCATTGGTCACGACGAGGAGCACATCGAACTCCCCGCCGGGGTCGACACCCTGGGCGCGCTGGTCACGCACCTGAGCGCGCGCGGCGCCCCCTGGCGCGAGGCCCTCGCAGCCACCCCTCGGCTGATGATGGCGCGCAACCAGACCCTCGCCCGCGCCGAGACCGAGATCAGCGACGGCGACGAGATCGGGCTCTTCCCACCGGTGACGGGGGGGTAG
- the mutY gene encoding A/G-specific adenine glycosylase translates to MSTPDLFASEPPAPWPSTDFAAAVLDWFDRHGRKDLPWQHEPTRYRVWVSEIMLQQTQVAVVIPYFARFMTRFPDLASLAAAPLDEVLSLWSGLGYYARARNLHRAARTVVESHGGRFPDTLTAVEALPGIGRSTAGAILSLADGQPHPILDGNVKRVLARCFAIDGWPGQSAVLKRLWQLSERCTPHQRTGAYNQAMMDLGATRCTRATPDCAHCPLAARCQALHQGRQRELPAPRPRRTLPERRTRMLLVRDDTGAVLLERRPASGIWGGLWSLPEIPPDSDPSSWCLDRFNRAPDTVETLPGRRHTFTHFILEIEVVALGLTAPEADVGEDGWRWSPPGERTAIGLPAPVADILQRL, encoded by the coding sequence ATGAGCACACCCGACCTCTTCGCCAGCGAGCCGCCTGCCCCCTGGCCATCGACCGATTTCGCCGCCGCCGTGCTCGACTGGTTCGACCGGCACGGACGCAAGGACCTGCCCTGGCAGCATGAGCCGACCCGCTACCGGGTGTGGGTCTCGGAGATCATGCTGCAGCAGACCCAGGTGGCGGTAGTGATCCCCTACTTCGCGCGCTTCATGACGCGCTTTCCGGACTTGGCGAGCCTGGCCGCAGCCCCGCTCGACGAGGTGCTGTCGCTGTGGTCCGGGCTCGGCTACTACGCCCGCGCGCGCAACCTGCACCGCGCCGCGCGTACCGTCGTCGAGAGCCACGGCGGGCGCTTCCCCGACACCCTGACAGCGGTCGAGGCACTCCCCGGCATCGGTCGCTCCACCGCCGGCGCCATCCTCTCGCTCGCCGACGGCCAGCCCCACCCGATCCTCGACGGCAACGTCAAGCGGGTGCTGGCGCGCTGCTTCGCCATCGACGGCTGGCCGGGACAGAGCGCGGTGCTCAAACGGCTGTGGCAACTCAGCGAGCGCTGCACCCCGCACCAACGCACCGGCGCCTACAACCAGGCGATGATGGATCTCGGCGCCACCCGCTGTACCCGTGCCACCCCGGACTGCGCGCACTGTCCGCTCGCCGCGCGCTGCCAGGCCCTGCACCAGGGACGCCAGCGCGAGCTGCCGGCACCGCGTCCGCGGCGCACACTACCCGAACGCCGCACCCGGATGCTGCTGGTCCGCGACGACACCGGCGCCGTCCTGCTCGAGCGCCGTCCCGCGAGCGGTATCTGGGGCGGGCTCTGGAGCCTGCCCGAGATTCCCCCCGACAGCGACCCGAGCAGCTGGTGCCTGGACCGCTTCAACCGCGCTCCGGATACGGTTGAAACCCTGCCCGGACGCCGTCACACCTTTACCCACTTCATACTGGAGATCGAGGTCGTAGCGCTCGGGCTGACCGCCCCCGAGGCCGACGTGGGCGAGGACGGATGGCGCTGGAGCCCACCCGGGGAGCGCACCGCGATCGGTCTGCCGGCGCCGGTGGCGGATATCCTCCAACGGCTCTGA
- a CDS encoding efflux RND transporter permease subunit, with protein MTEPAQQGLAGAIAARFQNSEITPLLALLGLLLGLFAILVTPREEEPQIDVTFADVFIPYPGASASEIEHLVSGPAEQVLAEIQGIEHIYSVSRPGMAVLTVQYEVGEDNTDAVVRLFSKVLSNQDWLPQNLGVGSAIVKPKGIDDVPILTATLWSDDPAVGAFELGQVAHAIEQEIKRVPGTRDVYTVGAADQVVRVLLDPQALAGYDIDLDDLRRSLQAGNATRDNLSVTADNRELLVQAGTFLTSPQEIADLVVGLHAGRPVYLRDVARVELGPQQPTTSVRMGAGLGATHTGLELAGSVPAVTIAVAKLPGINAVDVAGRVTERLEQLRGIFIPDGVEFTITRDYGQTADYKAKKLITKLIFATSSVILLVWLTIGWREAVIVGAAVIVTLALTLFASLAWGFTLNRVSLFALIFSIGILVDDAIVVVENIHRHMALHASGARRRLLELIPGAVDEVGGPTILATFTVIAALLPMAFVSGLMGPYMSPIPINASMGMLISLVVAFVFTPWMTNAMLARHYDADPRAAAGHQEEDAAGGRLARFFVWIMTPFLEGRRGWRNRWFLLFGIFALIAASVSLAVNRTVILKMLPFDNKSEFQVVLDMPEGTSLEHTAQVLAEMGDYLSGVEEVTDFQSYAGTAAPINFNGLVRQYYLREGAHLGDLQVNLVDVHHRDRQSHEIALALRAPLQEIAERHGAVAKIVEIPPGPPVLSPLVAEVYGLDYSGQIETARAVRALFESTPGVVDVDDSVEYPATKLVVVVDRAKAARLGVAQSSIAQALASVLDGDDMSYLHGAGVKYAVPIRVEYSEADKADVEQVLALRVRAEGGALVPLSEIVEVVETEREHSVYHKDLLPVVYVTSDVAGDTDSPLYGMFAISAALDERIGFDQWFLQQPDNPYEYSLKWDGEWQITYETFRDMGAAYGVGLILIYLLVVAQFRSYLVPLVIMAPIPLTIIGIMPGHALLGAQFTATSMIGMIALAGIIVRNSILLVDFINQQVREGKAFASAVIDSAVVRARPIALTAVAAMAGAAFILDDPIFSGLGVSLLFGLFVSTVLTLVVIPVVYYGVMHKRVEWIRRATG; from the coding sequence ATGACTGAGCCGGCGCAACAGGGGCTCGCGGGCGCCATCGCCGCGCGCTTCCAGAACAGCGAGATCACCCCGCTGCTCGCGCTGCTCGGGCTGTTGCTCGGGCTGTTCGCGATCCTGGTGACCCCGCGCGAGGAAGAGCCGCAGATCGACGTCACCTTCGCCGACGTCTTCATCCCCTATCCCGGGGCCTCGGCCAGCGAGATCGAGCACCTGGTCTCGGGTCCGGCCGAGCAGGTGCTCGCCGAGATCCAGGGCATCGAGCACATCTACTCGGTCTCGCGCCCCGGCATGGCGGTGCTCACCGTCCAGTACGAGGTCGGCGAGGACAACACCGACGCGGTGGTGCGGTTGTTCAGCAAGGTGCTGTCGAATCAGGACTGGCTGCCGCAGAACCTCGGCGTCGGCAGCGCGATCGTCAAGCCCAAGGGCATCGACGACGTGCCCATCCTCACCGCCACCCTGTGGTCGGACGATCCCGCCGTTGGCGCCTTTGAACTCGGGCAGGTGGCGCATGCCATCGAGCAGGAGATCAAGCGCGTCCCCGGCACCCGTGACGTCTACACCGTCGGTGCCGCCGACCAGGTGGTGCGGGTGCTGCTCGACCCGCAGGCGCTGGCCGGGTACGACATCGATCTCGACGACCTGCGCCGCTCGCTACAGGCCGGCAATGCCACCAGGGACAACCTGTCGGTGACCGCTGACAACCGCGAGTTGCTGGTGCAGGCCGGCACCTTCCTCACCAGCCCGCAGGAGATCGCCGATCTGGTGGTCGGGCTGCACGCCGGGCGTCCGGTCTATCTGCGTGACGTCGCCCGGGTCGAACTCGGGCCGCAGCAGCCGACCACCTCGGTGCGCATGGGCGCCGGGCTCGGCGCCACGCACACCGGGCTGGAGCTGGCCGGCAGCGTGCCGGCGGTGACCATCGCGGTGGCCAAGCTCCCCGGCATCAATGCCGTCGACGTCGCCGGGCGGGTGACCGAGCGGCTCGAGCAGCTGCGCGGCATCTTCATCCCCGACGGGGTGGAGTTCACCATCACCCGCGACTACGGCCAGACCGCCGACTACAAGGCCAAGAAGCTGATCACCAAGCTGATCTTCGCCACCAGCTCGGTGATCCTGCTGGTGTGGCTGACCATCGGCTGGCGCGAGGCGGTGATCGTCGGCGCGGCGGTGATCGTCACTCTGGCGCTGACCCTGTTCGCCTCGCTCGCCTGGGGCTTCACCCTCAACCGGGTGTCGCTGTTCGCGCTGATCTTCTCGATCGGCATCCTCGTCGACGACGCCATCGTGGTGGTCGAGAACATCCACCGTCACATGGCGCTGCACGCCAGCGGCGCGCGCCGTCGCCTGCTCGAGCTGATCCCGGGCGCGGTCGACGAGGTCGGCGGGCCGACCATCCTTGCCACCTTCACGGTGATCGCGGCGCTGCTGCCGATGGCCTTCGTCAGCGGTCTGATGGGCCCCTACATGAGCCCGATCCCGATCAACGCCTCGATGGGCATGCTGATCTCGCTGGTGGTGGCCTTCGTCTTCACCCCGTGGATGACCAACGCCATGCTCGCGCGCCACTACGACGCCGACCCACGGGCCGCGGCCGGTCACCAGGAAGAGGATGCCGCCGGTGGCCGACTGGCCCGCTTCTTCGTCTGGATCATGACCCCCTTCCTTGAGGGGCGACGCGGCTGGCGTAACCGCTGGTTCCTGCTGTTCGGCATCTTCGCGCTGATCGCCGCCTCGGTGAGCCTCGCGGTCAACCGCACCGTGATCCTCAAGATGCTGCCCTTCGACAACAAGAGCGAGTTCCAGGTGGTGCTCGACATGCCCGAGGGCACCAGTCTCGAGCACACCGCCCAGGTGCTCGCCGAGATGGGCGACTATCTCTCCGGGGTCGAGGAAGTCACCGACTTCCAGTCCTACGCCGGCACCGCCGCGCCGATCAACTTCAACGGTCTGGTGCGTCAGTACTATCTGCGCGAGGGCGCACACCTCGGTGACCTGCAGGTCAACCTGGTCGATGTGCATCATCGTGATCGCCAGAGCCACGAGATCGCGCTGGCGTTGCGCGCGCCGCTGCAGGAGATCGCCGAGCGTCACGGTGCGGTGGCCAAGATCGTCGAGATCCCGCCCGGTCCGCCGGTGCTCTCGCCGCTGGTCGCCGAGGTCTACGGTCTGGACTACAGCGGTCAGATCGAGACCGCGCGGGCGGTGCGGGCGCTGTTCGAGTCGACCCCGGGCGTCGTCGACGTCGACGACTCGGTCGAATACCCGGCCACCAAGTTGGTGGTGGTGGTCGATCGCGCCAAGGCCGCGCGGCTCGGGGTGGCGCAGTCGAGCATCGCCCAGGCGCTGGCGAGCGTGCTCGACGGCGACGACATGAGCTATCTGCACGGCGCCGGGGTCAAGTACGCGGTGCCGATCCGCGTCGAGTACAGCGAGGCCGACAAGGCCGACGTCGAGCAGGTGCTGGCGCTGCGGGTGCGCGCCGAGGGTGGTGCTCTGGTGCCGCTCTCGGAGATCGTCGAGGTGGTCGAGACCGAGCGCGAGCACAGCGTCTACCACAAGGATCTGCTGCCCGTGGTCTATGTCACCTCGGACGTCGCCGGGGATACCGACAGCCCGCTCTACGGTATGTTCGCCATCTCCGCCGCGCTCGACGAGCGCATCGGGTTCGATCAGTGGTTCCTGCAGCAGCCGGACAACCCCTATGAGTACAGCCTCAAGTGGGACGGCGAGTGGCAGATCACCTACGAGACCTTCCGCGACATGGGTGCTGCCTATGGGGTCGGACTGATCCTGATCTATCTGCTGGTGGTGGCGCAGTTCCGCAGCTATCTGGTGCCGTTGGTGATCATGGCGCCGATCCCGCTGACCATCATCGGGATCATGCCCGGGCACGCCCTGCTCGGCGCCCAGTTCACCGCCACCTCGATGATCGGCATGATCGCCCTGGCCGGCATCATCGTGCGCAACTCCATCCTGCTGGTCGACTTCATCAACCAGCAGGTGCGCGAGGGCAAGGCGTTCGCCTCGGCGGTGATCGACTCGGCGGTAGTCCGAGCCCGACCGATCGCGCTCACCGCGGTCGCGGCGATGGCCGGTGCGGCCTTCATCCTCGACGACCCGATTTTCTCCGGGCTCGGGGTGTCGCTGCTGTTCGGTCTGTTCGTCTCCACCGTCCTCACCCTGGTGGTGATCCCGGTGGTCTACTACGGCGTGATGCACAAGCGCGTCGAGTGGATCCGCCGCGCCACCGGCTGA
- a CDS encoding molybdopterin molybdotransferase MoeA yields MSASCPASPRALSLEAALARLLEQAPTPSTSEPVALAAALGRVLAAPLRSPLAVPHWDHSAMDGYALRHADLAAADGWLPIGQRITAGTVGTPLAPGSAARIFTGAPVPEGADTVVMQEQCERDGERVRIPPECKAGGNIRHAGEDFAAGTEVIAAGTRLGPQHLGLAASLGLAELMVRPRLRVAIGASGDELVAPGAPLGPGQIYDSNRLTLGAMLSALGCEVIDLGRIPDDLEATCATLARGADAADLVIASGGVSVGEEDHVRPAVERIGTLALHQVAIRPGKPVAFGRVGDTPFFGSPGNPVSLFVTCALLVRPLVLRMQGVGGDLAPRRLRLPAAFAWPRPDKRREFHRARLVEDDSGQPRVEVFASRSSASLRSLVWADGLVDLAPGVTIAPGDPVEFIPFTELLH; encoded by the coding sequence ATGTCCGCCAGTTGTCCCGCCTCTCCCCGCGCCCTGTCACTCGAGGCCGCGCTCGCGCGGCTGCTCGAACAGGCGCCGACACCCAGCACCAGCGAACCGGTGGCGCTCGCCGCCGCGCTCGGTCGGGTGCTCGCCGCACCGCTGCGCAGCCCGCTGGCGGTCCCGCACTGGGACCACAGCGCGATGGACGGCTATGCGCTGCGCCATGCCGACCTCGCCGCCGCCGACGGCTGGCTGCCGATCGGCCAGCGCATCACCGCCGGCACGGTCGGCACGCCGCTCGCGCCGGGCAGCGCGGCGCGGATCTTCACCGGTGCCCCGGTGCCCGAGGGCGCCGACACCGTGGTGATGCAGGAGCAGTGCGAGCGCGACGGCGAACGGGTACGCATCCCGCCCGAGTGCAAGGCGGGCGGCAACATCCGCCACGCCGGCGAGGACTTCGCCGCCGGCACCGAGGTGATCGCCGCCGGCACCCGGCTCGGCCCCCAGCACCTCGGGCTCGCCGCCAGCCTGGGGCTGGCCGAACTCATGGTGCGCCCCCGGCTGCGGGTGGCGATCGGTGCCAGCGGCGACGAGCTGGTCGCGCCCGGCGCACCGCTCGGCCCCGGCCAAATCTACGACTCCAACCGTCTCACCCTGGGGGCGATGCTCAGCGCGCTCGGCTGCGAGGTGATCGATCTCGGGCGCATCCCCGATGACCTGGAGGCGACCTGCGCGACCCTCGCCCGCGGCGCCGACGCGGCCGATCTGGTGATCGCCAGCGGCGGGGTCTCGGTCGGCGAGGAGGATCATGTACGCCCGGCCGTCGAGCGCATCGGCACACTCGCGCTGCACCAGGTGGCGATCCGCCCGGGCAAGCCGGTGGCCTTCGGGCGGGTCGGCGACACCCCGTTTTTCGGCAGCCCCGGCAACCCGGTCTCGCTGTTCGTCACCTGTGCGCTGCTGGTGCGCCCGCTGGTGCTGCGGATGCAGGGCGTCGGCGGCGACCTCGCGCCGCGTCGGCTCAGGCTGCCCGCCGCCTTCGCCTGGCCGCGCCCGGACAAGCGCCGCGAATTCCACCGCGCCCGGCTGGTCGAGGACGACAGCGGACAGCCCCGGGTCGAGGTCTTCGCCAGCCGCTCCTCGGCCTCGCTGCGCTCGCTGGTGTGGGCCGACGGGCTGGTCGACCTCGCCCCCGGGGTGACGATCGCCCCGGGCGACCCGGTCGAGTTCATCCCCTTCACCGAGCTGCTGCACTGA
- a CDS encoding AMP-dependent synthetase/ligase, translating to MSRWSEDLIPIDRARTLDGLFLQRVARSPQRIAYTHFERGSGWRDLTWAEVGEATARWRQALADEQLEPGDRVAILLRNCPEWVMFDQAALGLGLVTVPLYTDDRADNAAYILNDAAVKVLLVQDLGRWRRLAEAIGDSPWPLRVVLLEASEASRACAATDPRVVVAEDWLPATAPASTSREGDPDALATIVYTSGTTGRPKGVMLSHRNILSNAHGALTQIDVYGEDVFLSFLPLSHMLERTGSYYLPMMAGSRVAYARSIGQLAEDLQTIRPTAMIAVPRVFERVYQRILDQLDKRPKPARWLFNAAVAAGWRTFEREQGRAGWHPWLLVWPLLRRKVALPVQQRLGGRLRATVSGGAPLSTEVARTFIGLGVPLLQGYGLTETSPVISFNTLQSNIPASVGVPLRGLQVRIGPESELLVRGDNTMLGYWNNHAATAKMLAQDGWLHTGDQARIEDNHIYITGRIKDILVLSNGEKVPPGDMELAIALDPLFDQVVVLGEGQSYLSALLVLNPDLWPGLALELGLEPEDPTSLANARLHKEAVKRTRMALRDFPGYAKIRRVTLTLEPWTIENGLLTPTLKVKRNKVIERYQTAIEHMYKDSELA from the coding sequence GTGAGCCGATGGTCCGAGGATTTGATCCCGATCGACCGAGCAAGAACCCTGGACGGGCTCTTCCTGCAACGGGTGGCACGCTCGCCACAGCGCATCGCCTACACCCATTTCGAGCGCGGCAGCGGGTGGAGGGATCTGACCTGGGCCGAGGTCGGTGAGGCGACGGCGCGCTGGCGTCAGGCGCTCGCCGACGAGCAGCTCGAGCCCGGTGACCGGGTCGCGATCCTGCTGCGCAACTGTCCCGAGTGGGTGATGTTCGACCAGGCCGCGCTCGGGCTCGGTCTGGTGACGGTCCCGCTCTACACCGACGACCGCGCCGACAACGCCGCCTACATCCTCAACGATGCCGCGGTGAAGGTGCTGCTGGTGCAGGATCTCGGTCGCTGGCGTCGTCTGGCCGAGGCCATCGGCGACTCGCCCTGGCCGCTGCGGGTGGTGTTGCTGGAGGCGAGCGAGGCCTCGCGCGCCTGCGCCGCGACCGACCCCCGGGTGGTGGTCGCCGAGGACTGGCTGCCGGCCACGGCCCCGGCGTCGACCTCGCGCGAGGGAGATCCCGACGCGCTGGCGACCATCGTCTACACCTCGGGCACCACGGGTCGCCCCAAGGGGGTGATGCTCAGCCACCGCAACATCCTCAGCAACGCCCACGGCGCGCTGACCCAGATCGATGTCTACGGCGAGGACGTCTTCCTCTCCTTCCTGCCGCTCTCGCACATGCTCGAGCGCACCGGCAGCTACTATCTGCCAATGATGGCCGGCTCGCGCGTGGCCTATGCGCGCTCGATCGGCCAGCTCGCCGAGGACCTGCAGACCATCCGCCCGACGGCGATGATCGCCGTGCCGCGAGTGTTCGAGCGCGTCTACCAGCGCATCCTCGATCAACTCGACAAGCGACCCAAGCCAGCACGCTGGCTGTTCAACGCTGCGGTGGCCGCCGGTTGGCGCACCTTCGAGCGCGAACAGGGCCGCGCCGGCTGGCATCCCTGGCTGCTCGTCTGGCCGCTGCTGCGGCGCAAGGTCGCGCTCCCGGTCCAGCAACGACTCGGCGGACGCCTGCGCGCCACCGTCAGCGGCGGGGCGCCGCTGTCGACCGAGGTCGCGCGCACCTTCATCGGTCTCGGCGTGCCGCTGCTGCAGGGCTACGGCCTCACCGAGACCAGCCCGGTGATCAGCTTCAACACCCTGCAGTCGAACATTCCGGCGAGCGTCGGCGTGCCGCTGCGCGGGCTGCAGGTGCGCATCGGCCCGGAGAGCGAGCTGCTGGTGCGTGGCGACAACACCATGCTCGGTTACTGGAACAACCACGCCGCCACCGCCAAGATGCTCGCCCAGGACGGCTGGCTGCACACCGGCGACCAGGCGCGCATCGAGGACAACCACATCTACATCACCGGGCGCATCAAGGACATCCTGGTGCTCTCCAACGGCGAGAAAGTCCCACCCGGCGACATGGAGCTGGCCATCGCACTCGACCCGCTGTTCGATCAGGTGGTGGTACTCGGCGAGGGGCAGTCCTATCTCAGCGCGCTGCTGGTACTCAACCCCGATCTCTGGCCGGGGCTCGCGCTCGAACTCGGACTCGAGCCCGAGGACCCGACGAGCCTCGCCAACGCTCGGCTGCACAAGGAGGCGGTCAAGCGCACCCGCATGGCGCTGCGCGACTTCCCGGGCTACGCCAAGATCCGCCGCGTCACTCTCACCCTGGAACCCTGGACCATCGAGAACGGGTTGCTGACCCCGACCCTCAAGGTCAAGCGCAACAAGGTGATCGAGCGCTACCAGACGGCCATCGAGCACATGTACAAGGACTCGGAGCTTGCCTGA
- the rpoH gene encoding RNA polymerase sigma factor RpoH, producing the protein MAKDLTLVPTGTIDAYISAAYQIPVLTAEEERSLAVQLRDHGDAHAAKRLVTSHLRFVIRIARGYLGYGLPLPDLIQEGTVGLMKAVRRFEPDMGVRLVSFAVHWIRAEIHEYILRNWRIVKVATTKAQRKLFFNLRSAKKRLGWFTRQEVEDVAADLGVKPETVLQMESRLANQDLSFDGLDDDDDDAPSAPSTYLPDNSMEPGRLLEREDSERNQRERLYAALQGLDERSKTILRERWLSERKQTLHELAEQFGVSAERIRQIEKNAMKKLRLQLEI; encoded by the coding sequence ATGGCGAAGGATCTCACTCTCGTGCCTACGGGCACCATCGATGCCTACATCAGCGCCGCGTACCAGATCCCAGTCCTGACTGCAGAGGAAGAGCGCTCCCTGGCCGTGCAGCTGCGCGATCATGGAGATGCCCATGCGGCCAAGCGGTTGGTGACCTCGCACCTGCGCTTCGTGATCCGCATCGCTCGCGGCTATCTCGGCTACGGTTTGCCGTTACCCGACCTGATCCAGGAAGGCACCGTGGGCCTGATGAAGGCGGTGCGTCGCTTCGAGCCCGACATGGGCGTGCGTCTGGTCTCCTTCGCGGTGCACTGGATCCGCGCCGAGATCCACGAGTACATCCTGCGCAACTGGCGCATCGTCAAGGTCGCCACCACCAAGGCCCAGCGCAAGCTGTTCTTCAACCTGCGTAGTGCCAAGAAGCGTCTGGGCTGGTTCACCCGTCAGGAGGTCGAGGACGTGGCCGCCGATCTCGGGGTCAAGCCGGAGACGGTGTTGCAGATGGAGTCGCGTCTGGCCAACCAGGACCTGTCGTTCGACGGTCTCGACGACGATGACGACGACGCCCCCTCGGCGCCCTCGACCTATCTGCCCGACAACAGCATGGAGCCGGGCCGGTTGCTCGAACGCGAGGACTCCGAGCGCAATCAACGCGAGCGTCTCTATGCCGCACTCCAGGGGCTCGATGAGCGCAGCAAGACCATCCTGCGCGAGCGCTGGCTTTCTGAGCGCAAGCAGACCCTGCACGAGTTGGCCGAACAGTTCGGCGTCTCGGCCGAGCGCATCCGCCAGATCGAGAAGAACGCGATGAAGAAGCTGCGCCTGCAGTTGGAGATATGA
- a CDS encoding putative signal transducing protein, whose amino-acid sequence MRPLYQAGDRIEAQLLHDLLDRHLIRTVILGDALAGAAGELPLDIHPTLWLIDDDDRERAEAVLASFLREGLGGHPTPAWTCPHCGEQVEAGFALCWNCATSYPE is encoded by the coding sequence ATGCGTCCACTCTATCAAGCAGGCGACCGCATCGAGGCACAGCTCCTCCACGATCTGCTCGATCGCCATCTGATCCGTACCGTCATCCTCGGCGACGCTCTTGCCGGTGCCGCGGGCGAGCTGCCGCTCGACATCCATCCGACCCTCTGGCTCATCGACGACGACGATCGTGAGCGTGCCGAGGCCGTGCTCGCGAGTTTCCTGCGCGAGGGGCTCGGCGGCCACCCGACCCCGGCCTGGACCTGCCCGCACTGCGGTGAGCAGGTCGAGGCCGGATTCGCCCTGTGTTGGAATTGCGCGACCTCCTACCCCGAATGA
- a CDS encoding oxidative damage protection protein has product MSRTVHCVKLGLEAEGLDRQPYPGPLGARIFEQVSKQAWQEWLRHQTMLINENRLSPMDPKARRFLETQMEHFFFGEGAELPEGYVPPGS; this is encoded by the coding sequence ATGAGCCGTACCGTGCACTGCGTGAAGCTCGGCCTGGAGGCCGAGGGACTCGACCGCCAACCCTACCCTGGCCCGCTGGGCGCACGCATCTTCGAGCAGGTCTCGAAACAGGCCTGGCAGGAATGGCTGCGTCACCAGACCATGCTGATCAACGAGAACCGCCTGAGTCCGATGGACCCCAAGGCCCGCCGCTTCCTCGAGACCCAGATGGAACACTTCTTCTTCGGCGAGGGCGCCGAACTGCCCGAGGGCTATGTGCCACCAGGCAGTTGA